The Eleutherodactylus coqui strain aEleCoq1 chromosome 13, aEleCoq1.hap1, whole genome shotgun sequence genome includes a window with the following:
- the LOC136588288 gene encoding ADP-ribosylation factor 1-like produces the protein MGNMFASLFKGLFGKKEMRILMVGLDAAGKTTILYKLKLGEIVTTIPTIGFNVETVEYKNISFTVWDVGGQDKIRPLWRHYFQNTQGLIFVVDSNDRERVNEAREELTRMLAEDELRDAVLLVFANKQDLPNAMNAAEITDKLGLHSLRQRNWYIQATCATSGDGLYEGLDWLSNQLKNQK, from the exons ATGGGGAACATGTTTGCAAGCCTCTTTAAAGGCCTCTTTGGCAAGAAGGAGATGAGGATCCTTATGGTCGGCCTGGATGCTGCGGGAAAGACTACAATCCTCTATAAGCTCAAGCTGGGAGAGATCGTGACCACCATTCCTACAATAG GTTTTAATGTGGAGACCGTAGAATACAAGAATATCAGCTTCACTGTGTGGGATGTGGGCGGCCAGGACAAAATCCGCCCACTATGGCGCCATTACTTCCAGAACACTCAGG GTCTCATCTTTGTGGTTGACAGTAACGATAGAGAGCGAGTGAATGAAGCAAGAGAAGAGTTGACAAGGATGCTGGCGGAGGACGAGCTGCGGGATGCAGTGCTACTAGTATTTGCTAACAAACAG GACCTCCCAAATGCAATGAATGCTGCAGAAATCACAGACAAATTGGGCCTGCACTCCCTACGTCAAAGGAACTGGTACATTCAAGCGACCTGCGCAACCAGCGGCGACGGTCTGTACGAAGGCTTAGACTGGCTGTCCAATCAGCTGAAGAACCAGAAGTGA